The following DNA comes from Halorhabdus tiamatea SARL4B.
TCGAAGAACTCGCCGAATTAGACTTATCTACCAACCACGACCGGTCCGAGCGAGGGTTCAATAACTACCGTGATTCAAATATCGAGCGAGCAGTCGAGTTCGTTCACACACTCGTCGACGGTCTCCACACCAATGACGGTCACAGCGTCACGCTAACCGGAATTGTTGATAAATCGACTATTGAAGATGAGCTGATCTCGACGTTTCCGAGCGTCCTTCAGAGTGAGATCGACGTGTTCCTCTGGCCCGATCCAGACACGCTTGGCCAGTGGGTGGAGAGCAAGTCGATAGCTGATGTAATTGATGCGTTCTTTGCGTTCGAGAAACTGCCGGTATTCGTCTTTGAAAGCAGTTTTAGCTCTATTTTCGATGCTTCGGTTGTCACCACATTAGAGGATGTAGACGAGTTGGAGGGTCAGGAACTCGCTGATAGCCGTGACCAGTATCAGGAAGCCATGCAGCGGGCCCGTAAGAGCACCGTTTGGCACGATGACCTGTCTCCAGTTCCTCCTGCTGCTGTCATCCCGGTCCGAGACGTGATTCCTGGCTTCCAGCCCGTGCTGGTGTACAGCATTTACGGGGTGTTCTCATCGGCAGTCGAAGTAAAGAACGGAGCGATAGAGTTCACCGTCACCTCAGAGCCGACGACCTTTACAAAACAGGTGGACCCTCACGATGCGAGCCGCGACCACGATTTAGCCGAAATCGAAGGACTCGTACGTGCATACGAGATCTACGCGGAACACGAAGACAAAGCAGCGTTCCGGGATTTTTGGCGACTCGCGATAGCCAACACCTGCGACGATCTGCTCGATTTGCCGGAACACGTTGAGGAGGTACGGGAGTACTACGAGGATCTGCAGGTAGATGCTATTGAAGAGAACTTCGACGATTTGAGCGACGCAATCCAGCAGATTAACTCCTTCATGACCGGGCTGACGAGTCGTGTCTCCAATGCGGCCACACAGCTCTCCCGGCAGATCCAGACGCTGTTGTTCACGCTCATCGGGACCATCGTGGCGAACCTCTTTCTCGTTCTCCGCTGGAACAACGTGACCTATGTACCACCGTTCAGCCTGTTCATCGTCGTTGTTCTGGTCGGGATCTATTTCCCGTTAATCCAGGATCGAATCGAAGACCTGACTGGACTTCGGGAAGAGGTTAAGAAGGACTACGAGATGTATGAGGCCGAAATCCGCCGTTTTAGCGAGCAGATATTCGACTTCGAGGAGTTGGAGGGGCGGAAGGACTCCTATATTTGTATGGCGAAAAAGAAAGAAAAGTGGGCGCAGGAGCGACTAGCCCTGATATTCCGGTTACTGATGGTTACGTGGGCTGGGCTAGCTATCTGGTCCTTTGTTGGTTACCCGGTTGCCAGTATGCAGACTACCGTAGGCGCTGCATCCTTGATCGGCTTGATCGGTATCTGGCAGTACCACGGTGAAAAGGAGTATTTCGACTACCAGTACATGATTGGGTGCGTAACGGCTGGATTCGGTGTGTTGGGGCTACGCTTCCTGGTTGAAACGTCACTCTGGACCTTCTAACGAGTTCCAGATAGATGACGCTGTTGAGCCTCGGCTTGTCGAGTTACAACTGTTCGGGGAACCAAAGCCGAAGTTCGCCTTCAGCGATGTCCGGCTCCGATGCATGCACCAAGTCCTGCAACGCCCGGCCTTCCTGGTCAGCGGCCTCATAGGAGTCGTCGCCGAGGTCGCCACGGATCGTTTCCTCGTCGGCCGACACTGGCTCCGTATCCCCAGCGGTGTCGCGCAGCTGTGATGCTGCATCCCCCTAGACATCACCGTCGCGTGGATCTTACTCTCCGCGATGTAGTCGACCAGCGGCTCAAAGACATCTTTCCCGCTGTGCTCGTCGTATTGCTCTTCCACCAGTCCCCGGCTCGGCGTCACCGTCCGGAACTGTTCGATCGAAAGCCCCGCTTCCATGACGCAGCGAAACACCTCGCTGGTCAAGTCACGCTCCACCACGTCCGGCTTCACCAGCAGCCGAGACCGTTCGGGGATATCATTGTTACGGGCTCCAAAACGTAGAAATTCTGGCTAGTGCTAAAATAGTGACCGAATTGCTTCCGGAATAACTCAATTTGATGATCCCATAACCACCCCATTACGATAATGTCCGGCGATTTTGTTTGTGAAAGCATCGTCCTTCCGGGAACTTCCGGAAAACCCTCTAATTCTGGAAAGTGCCTCTACTCTGCAGCTGGAAGTTGGGATAACCAGTTCAGGACAGTTTGCTCTGCATCGTCGATATCTGAGACCGAGTTCGTCCCACCGAGGAGATTTTTCACACTCTCACTCGTTACAGCTGGTTCTACAACCGTCGCTTGTTTGGCTTCGGCGACCTGACTACTTCGGGTAACAGACGATCCACTCTCTCCACGCTGACCACAGACGAACTCCACATTATCGACTTCTGCTGGAGCTGCTTCGCGGACGAGCGCTTCGAATAGTGGATCTCCAGGTAGGAGCAGCCGAATCGACGGGAACTGCTCAGCAATCTCTGGGTTGAACGTCACAACAACACCGCTACCCCCTCCAAGCTCTGCCTGAGCTGTCTCTCCGAGCGAATCCGGCATTGCTACTGCATCTTCCTCCGGCAGTTCCAGAACGTATGCATCGTCGACGATATCTTCGAAGTCGTCGGCGCGGTCATGGTTCCGGAGGGCGGTAAACGACCATTCTGTCTCTTCGAGGCGGTCGCTTTGCGTAAGTTGTGTCTCGATCGTCTCTAAGCTCACCAACGGTTCATACGACCGATCACCGGTCCCGATCTCATCGAATGCGGGATAGCAATAGGGTTCCCACCCGTCAAGTCCGGAACTCTCGATTATCGCCTCTCTCGTCGATACCTCTTCTGGCTCACCTGCTAGCCCGGTCTCCTCGGCATTCTCCTGGGCACGTTTTGCCCGTGAGTCCGCTTCTTCGACGACTTGCTCACTTGCATCTCTGGTGTCATCTGACCCGGAACTACCCATAACGGCGTCTTTGATGTCCTGCTCGATGCTGTTCAGTACCGGACGCATCGGTCCAACCACGTTCTCGAACAGCTGTAGCCGTCCCTCCAGTTCCTCGTAGATGTCGCCGTCGATGCTGTCCTTGTAGGCGTAGTTGATGACCTTCACGACCTCGTTCTTCTGGCCAATACGGTCGATTCGACCGATGCGTTGTTCAACCCGCATCGGATTCCACGGCAAATCGAAATTGATCAGCGCATCCGCAGTTTGGAGGTTTAACCCCTCACTCGCGCTATCTGTACAGATCAGGATATTGGTATCCCCGTCAGTGAAATCGCGCTTGATCGCCTCTTTACCGACGTTCACCCACTCTCCGGTTGTTTCGTCGTACTGCATCCCGCCACCACCACTGTACGTACCGACGTTTGGATGCGTGTCTGTCAGCGTCTCACGGATATGCTCGAGGGTGTCGTGATACTGCGTGAAGATGATAATGTTATCACGGGCGCTTTGACGGAGTGAGCGAATGTCGCGGCGCAGCTGCGCTACCTTCGGGTCGGTGTGGGCTTGCCTGAGATCGTCCACGAACTCTTGGAGGGCCGTCCGCTCCGCCTGAATCACGTCGGCGGCACCACGACTACTTGGCTGATAGGCGTCGAGGGACGCTTGGCCGATCGCCTCGTCGATGGTCGCCTCCGTCACTCCGGCGTCCCTACTAAGCTCGGAGACTTCCTCGGTCATGTCCTCAACCTTCTCGTCGAGCTTCTCCATCCGGCGCTGGAGGCTCTGCTTGATGGCGTGGAGACTGCTCGTCAGGCGTTGACGATACGTAGTCATCACGAAGCCCAACGCGAGCTTCTCCTTCCCCGTCAGGACTTTCTGCGATTGCTTATACGTCTCATCAATATACTGCTCCACCTGATCGTACAGCGGGGCTGCGTCACCCAGCTCGATACGTTTTGTCTCGACATCCCGAGTCGGAACCGTATCGTCGAGGAGCCCCAGATCCTGACACTGCTCCAAGACCGCTCGAGTATTCCGGAAGATGCGGGACTGAACCGGTGTCGCCCACTGAGAAGCTTCCACAAGTGCGCTCCACTCCGTTGGCCCACAGTCGAAAATGAGCGAGCGAGGATCGTCAAAGCGAGGGGAGGTTTCGCGCACGCCGACGAGTTTCTCGAGGGCTTTCCGCTGTTGAATTGACTCCGTGTCCGTCGCCTCGACTAGCGCCTTCGCCTGCTCGTCGTAGCCGGGATTCGACGTGAGATGTTCGTGAATGAGTTTCCCGAACCGTTCAATTCTCGGTCGGCCTTCGTCCTCCTCCAGATCGAGCTCTTTCTGGAACTGTTGGAGAACCTGTTGCTGTCCATCGGCTATATTCTGATAGCGAGAGCCGACGGTACTGAGGCTATCTTCGAGTGCTTGCCGTGTTTCGAAGAACTCGACGAATCGGTCCTTGTCGTCCCAACCCTCTGGAAGATCGCACAGTCGAAGGAGATCGTAGAGCTCGCCAACATTCAGCTGCATGGGCGTCGCTGTGAGAGCGTAGAGACACCGGGAGGCCTCTTCGGCCTGTCCGAGCAGGTCGTAGAGTTTCGTCTCCTCGCGAGCACTGTGTGCCTCGTCGACGACCGTGAGATCCCACACACTCTCGTCGGTGCGTGGAGCGACGTGTTCCTGATTACCCTCGCGGCGGGCGGTATGCCACGACTCGATTACGACGGTTAGCTCATCTCTCTCTGTAACGAACGAACCAATCGGCGTGTTCTCCCATGCGTCGGCGTCCACCGCTCCGGATGTGGGGATACGGTGATCCTCCGTGTCTCCGAGAGGACCGATCATGTAATCGCCGTCGTAGGATCGTTCGTGATAGTAGGCGTGGATATTGAAGCGGTCGAGGAGTTCGTTCTGCCACTGCTGTACCAACCCTGCAGGAACCAGAAACAGCGCCTGCTCAGCCTCTCCGACCTGCATCAGCCGTGAGAGGGTCAGGCCTGCTTCGATGGTTTTGCCGAGGCCCACCTCGTCACAGAACAGGAGGTTGTTCGGGTAGATACTGACTGCTGTATCGGAGATCGTTCGCTGATGGGGCCAGGGGGTGACAGTACTGATTTCCTCTGCGAGATGGATTCCTCCCGGTGTGCGTCCGGCGACCGAGACGACGCCAGCGGTATCGTCTTCGGGCACCGTCGTCTGGGGATCGTGATTCTGGACCCGCTCGACGTGTTCCTCGAGTGTTCCATCGGTGTCCTTCCAGTCGATGAGGTCTTGGCGTGCAGCTTCGTCGAGCTCGAAGACATCGACGGAGGGGTGGAAGCCGTTCCAGAGTGCGTTGAACGTCGAGACGTCTTCCTCGACATACTTCGCCTCGCCGCGGCTCCAGGAGCGATGAACTTTGAAGCGTTCGTAGTTGTACTGCCACGCACTGAGCGTCTCGTTGATGCTCCCCTCGAAGCTGATCTTGTTGCCCTCGCGATCGACACCGATGCCGAGCTTCGGGTGGAAGAGTCCGTCACCGCCTTTGGGGTCGCCGACCTTGATTTGGAGGTCGCCGCGATCGAGGAGGGTCGCGATGATGGTGAGCTGGGACTCAACCCACGGTTCGAGGGGTTCATCTGCGTCAGGGAACATCGCTCCCTTCTCGCGTTTCTGGAGATCGGCTCCAGCGATGACACGTACTGTTCCATCAGTCTCGAGGAGGGAGTCAACCCCTTCGAGAGCGTGCGCCAGACTACGCAGACTCAGATAGCCGGCGAGCCGGTCGTAGCGGATAACCTCGTTGAGGAATGGCCGGTAGAACGTCTCCATGAGCGTCCGGTTGGTCCGGAATTCGCTCTCGTACACCGGCTCCCACGAGACGTTCCTGAGGGTCATTATTGGTGATCGCTGAGCTCGGTCTGCCCCTCTTTCGTCATATCGATATGACTGAGGTTGATGTCAAGGTAATCGCCGGTCTCACCAGAGACGAGATTAACAAGAGTTTCACGCATATCAGATTCAGCGGGGAGCACTTCTAGTAGCGCGGTAACTGTCACCTCAAACTCCCGATTGGACTTGAGGTTTCGATCCGAGAGCCACTGCCAAGCTGCGCGCGCTCCCTCCCGCTCGTAGACGTGGATGGCTGAGTGGACAGCATCAATGTTGTAGGTAAACCGTGTGTCAGTCGGGTTTACCGGGTACTTCCGAGAGGACGGATTATCTGCGCTGTCGCTCTTCAGCATGACGATATCTTGGACACGATCAGTGTGGTCCTTTAGCTGGATGTCTTTGCCGCTCTTACCCCAGATTTTTGTTGAACGCTTGATGTTGTCAATATCGACGTTGGCAGCCACGCCCAGCTGTCGCGCCTCATCGTAGGGGATCGTGTCGTTCTCGTATATGAGCCAGGAGAGGATGTACCAGCGCGAAAGCGAGTCAATCTGTTCAATACCGTCCGTCTTGAGGAACCGCTCTGCGAGGACGCCAGTGACCGCCTCTCGGGCCTGACTCAGCGCCTCCCGGGGCCGGATCTCCTCGCCCTTCTTGTTCACGACGGGATACTCCTCGGCGTACTTCTGGAGCGTCGGGCCGTAGGCGGCGATGGCCGTGTCCGTCTTCGAGATGTTGTAGCCTGAATCGAGGATTTCCTCGGCTTGGTCCCGGGCCGCCTGTCGGATGTCGTCCTGGACCTCCTCCCAGAGCGTCCGTGAAGGGGATTGGGCCTCCTCTTTCCGAGCGACGAGGAAGATGGAACTGTCGGCGCTGGCCTTGCCTTGGACGCCGATCCGGTCGGACATCTCCGTCTTGATGGGGTGGGTGGCGGTGATGGTGAACCCCGCACTGATGAGCGCAGAGGTGAGGGTGTCCCACGCGTCCATCTCCCGGTGGGTGAACATGACGGTCATCACACCGCCGGGGCTGAGGAGTTCTTGCACTTCTGCGAAGATCTCCTCCATCTTGCTCTCGTAGTGTTGGTCTGCGAGATCGTCCTTCGACTGCTCGTCGTCGGCGATCTCCTCAAACCGGTACGGGTTCGCCACCGCTTCGTTGTCTTTGTCGGTGAGGTTCGATCCGTAAATCTCGGGGTGGACATCCTCCAGATACTCCTTCTGGATGACGTAGAACACGTCCGAGAGTTCCGCGTACATGATACTGCTGTAGTACGGCGGATCCACGATTGCTGCATCTACGCTTCCCGGCTCCCAGTGAGAGGTCAGATCGGCAGCATCCGAAGAGAGCACATCAGCCGGCTCCATGTCAGTCACGTAAGAAACGAGGGTCTCATAAGAATCGATAACATGGTCGGAGTGCTTCCGATATCCTCGCCGTGGTGCAGACAAGTTGTTGTCCACAGACATTTTCTTCAGAATGAGGTTATTATCGGTGAAGAGGTGGCTACCGTAGCCGAATAGGTCTCGCCACTGGTTCAGTCGAGTGTTGTAGTTCATAGACCGGCTCGCAGACAGAGTGAGTACTGTTAGGAGGGCATTTGCCGTCTCATCATCGTACTCACTACGAATCTCTGGTTTGAACTGCTCGAATGATTTATAAAATTCGTACTGGACTACGAGTTGCCGAGGGGTGAATATGTCTCGCCATTCTTCCATTCCATAACTACTGGGATCACTGATCCGGCTACTCACGTCAACCGGCTCACTCAGGAAGGTTAGAAGGTCAAAGTCAGATTCAACTCGCTCGGCTGCCTTTGCCATCCCCTGTTCATCAAGTTCGTTCCCTGCTCTATATTTGCGCTCTCCTGTGGCTGTTTCGTAGTTTACTCCGTATATGCTGAATTCGAAGTCTTGACTTTTGATCTTCTGCTGTACGCTTTCCTGTTGGTTGATGACCCCACAGTAAGGACACTCGGCACTTTCTCCTCGAAGAGGACCTTCATCAGGATCAAATCCGTCTGGAGAACTTTCTGCCCGAGAATACGTATAGCGAACTGCTCCATCTTCGTATACTGGTACTGTAACATCTCCACCGTCGGAGTCCTTGTTCAGCCACCACTTCGAGACGAGTGGGATCTCCCCTCCACAGGAATCACACTGGATGATGTACGTGAGGGCGGAGTTCAGGATCTGCCGGTCCGGCTCCTCCGTCGGGTAGTATGGCTCGATGTTCTCCTTGGCTGTCTCGTGGATCTTGTCTCGCCACTCCCGGATATCCGGGTCGAGTGAGCCGACCTTCGGCGCATACTCCAACCCCGCTTTCAGGATGAGCGACGGGACGGGGTTCAGTTCGTTGGCCTTCGCCGGGAGGCCATAGCGGATCGCCTCGAAGGGGATGATGCCTCGGCCAGCAGTTGGGTCAAGGATCGTCGGTAACTCCCCGCCCCAAGCCTCCCGGAGCGTTCCCTGCAGCTTCTCTATCTCCGCCTTCGTGGGGGACTGCGTGTTGGGGTTCGGATAGCCGTAGTGGTCGTCGAGGGTGCCGCTCCCCTTCTCCTCGGTGAACTTGTTCTCGACGAACTCTGCGAGACCGCTGTCGAGTTCCTTCGGCCCGATCTTCATCAGCCGGAGGAGTTCGTCGGAGTCGATCTCACCTGGATACACCGATGCGAGAACGGCAAGCCGGACTGCCGGCGTCGGCCGGGCGGCAAACCACTTGTGGAGGCTCCGGAGGGAGTGGTAGCGCCCTGACTCCATGTCTTTCTGGCTCTCGATGTCGATTGCATTCAAGGGTAGCTTCGACTCGATGGCGACGGTATCTGGTACACCCTCTTCGTCGGTGAATGATTGCTCAGACATTGGTTTATTAGATATGATCGGCGAGTAAGACGCGAAGTGCTTTCGTACCGCTTGGGGAGGACGGTGAACGAGCCTTGGCGTGCCAGTAGTAGCATTCACCCAGACTCATCTGGTCGATTCCCTTTGCGACTTCACGGAGACGGTCTCGGCGTCGCATCGGCTTCATCGCACGGAACGCGATCGAAAGCCGAACACCGGCCGCTTCGGGGAGACTCACGCTTGCTGGATCTCCTGTACAGACGGTCTCGGGATCAATACTCAGCTCACGGAAGGTGGATTCGATGAGAAAACTCACCTCGTTGAACGCCCCGCCGCGTAACGTCGCGATACGAATCGCACACCAGTCATCCCAATCGTACGCTGCGTCCTCTGCTCCGGGGAGTTCGGACGGAGAACGGTCGCCGATAATGGCCTCCTCCAGTTCACGTACTGAGACGCTTACTGCTTTTTGCACTCTCTCGAACCGTTCTCGTCGAGCCGTCGCGATATCACGGGGTGCCAGCTCGTAGAGTGTGATTTCGTGCTGGTCGTCGACCCGATCACGCGTCAACACGAACGTCGGCCGATTCCCGTACGCGCCGGTGGTGAAGGCGAACGAATTTCCCTCGGCGATGCCCTGGCTCATACTTGGGTCACCTCGCTGGATTCGATCACACGGATCTGCGTGTGCATCGTGACGGTGAATGCGTTGTCGACAGCGAGCAGTTCGTCGAGCGAATCGAACATTTCCGAATAAATTCGTTCGTCATCCTTTTTGAACTCGATGGCGAACTCTGCTTCAGCGGTTCGACCACCATCCGGGTTCGCGAGGTCCTCAGGTTCCATATTGAACCGGAGGTGATTCGCGAAGACGTCCGGGCGTCCCTCGAAATCGACCTCAAACTCCGATTTCGATTCAGCACCGTCGTTGGCTTCATAATCGAAGTCCATCGTGGTGTCTTCCGCGAAATCATCTGAGTTGCTGAGTTTGTTCGCAGTGAACCACGCGCCCTTCCACGCATCGGCCCCGTTCAGATGGATCCAGACGCCTTCGACGATGGGCGTCAGTTCGTCAGGGTGTCCGTCGTATTCCTCACGAGCGCTAGTGAGCTCATCTGCGATGTCAGCCCGCATTTCCTGCAGGGCCCGAGAGACGTGTGCAGGCTCAGAGGTGCGAACTTCGAGGAGTTTACTGAACGGCTCAGGTTCGTCATCGCCACCTGAACTGCCGCCGCTACTACCGCCAGTCTCCTCATCATCGTCGTCAGTAGTCTCGTCCTCTTGCTCTTCGTCTTCGTCAGGTTCCTCCCAGTCGATTTCACTCCCGACGTCGTCGACCAGCTCATCGAGCGAGGTGTAGAGTGTGTGCGACTGCGAGAGCTTCACGTCCTGATAGCTGAGCCCCGTGTGCAGATTCTTCGCGTCGTCGAGTTCGTGATCGGTTGCCGTGAGCGCCGTCTCGGGCGTGTAGTACCCGGTCTTCTGCTCCTCGTCCCAGTAGGCGTACCCATCTTCACGGACGAGCTGGGCGATCGTCTTTCGCAGTGGGATGGGTGACAGGAGAATCTCCGCATCCTGGCGCTTCCCGAACTGTTCTTCGATTGCTCTCGTCGTCATCGAGGTCGAGCCGACGTTCCAGATCGTCGCCTCGAACCAGTCAACACCGTAGGCGTCCTCTCCTTCGGGGATGATCGCGCCTGCTTCATCGAGCTTCTCGATGACACTCTGATGGATGGTGCTGTCGGTGGTGACGTTCCGATGAGCCAGACCATCTCCAGTCGGGAAGTAGAGATGCGTATACGCCTTTTTGATGTCCTGATCGAGCGTGCCCTTCGCGCTATCAAGGCGTTCACCGAGCTTGTCCTGCTGTTCGGTGTTGAGCTCGTACTGGTCGCCGAGGTTATTCTGGATGTGTTTGATGGCAGCGACGCGCTCTGCGGTCCGCTTCGCGTCGGATACGTCGTTCGCGCTCGCCGCGAGGAAGACGACGTTGTTCTTGAACACCCGTGGCGTCTTCTGTCCGCCACTCGACGATGCTGTATTCTTGAACAGCGTTTGGATTGCCTCGGGGACGGTCTCGTAGTCCGTGATGGTGACCGTATCGAAGTCCATCACGCACAGATGCGCTTCGTCGGCCGTATCCGGGATCTCGTGTGGTTCTTCCGGTCCGACAATCACATTCAGACTACCCTGACCGAGCGCCTCGTCGAGGGCTTCCTCGAGATGCCGTCGGGCGAGCCCGTCTTGCAGTTGCTCGACGACGGAATCGATGAGTTTCGTGAGGTTCGGCTCTGACTTGAACTGGATCTTCTCACCGTTGTCTCCGTGCAGGTAGAAACACGCAGACCGACGTCCCTCTCCAAGGAGGTTATTGAGAGCGTCGTCGTAGTGCGCAAGTTCGACTTCGGTGTTGGCAATCGCGTGTCGAAGAGGCCGGCGTGTAGTGCCGCGCCCGTCGGCGCCCTTCACGATGCTTTTCCAGAGGATTGCCGTCGTCAGATGTGTTCCGAGTGGAGGGTGTCCGTTCTTGACCCAATTCCGGTCTTCTTCCTCTGCGTTCGCCGTGCCATCTTCCGAGAAGATGTCGGCTTTGATTGCGGCCTCGAAGTCCATGTCGACCGACGAGAACAGCCGGAGAAGCGTCGAACGAACGTCCCCATCGGAGGGATGCATATCGAACAGACGAACGAAATGGCGTTCTTGGTAGTCGCTCTGGTGCTGCCAGAGGCGGTAGACTGCGCGGGAGAGGAGCTTGAGCGCACCACGAGTGCGCTGGAACGACGGGAGGGAGTCCAGCTCCTCTGTGAGTGTATCGATGACCGTCGGATGAATCGGGTAGCTGTCTTCGAGGCGGTCTCGGTGTTCCGGGTTCGTCGCACTGTCGGGGAAGGAGTCACGATCACCCGTGTAGAGGGACATATAGGCATCAACAGTCGCATCGCGCCCATCTTCCGCGACGCTCTCGAACAAGCGGTGTCGCAGGACGGCGGCAATCTCGTTGTCCTCCGTCGGCGTGATGGAGCCCTCGACACGGTCGCTGATACTGTTGAACTCAGAGATGGTCTCGGAGACGAGACCACGGACGTCTTCGGCTTGGTCGGCGAAGGCGGTGTCCGCGATACTGAGGACAACAGTGACCTTGTCGTTGTTCTGCGTCGCGGACAGCAGCGACATCAGGAAGGTATTCGTCTGCTTCGCGAGCGTCGAATCCCCGATTTCGACAGCGGCAGCTTGCTCGAGATATGCGGCAATCTCGTCGATGAGGATGAGCGATGGATTGTCGTTCCGCTCGAAGAGCCGCTCGAGTTTGGTTGTTCCTGGAGGCGTTCGGTTCTCGTCGTTTTCGCGGAGGAACTCGTAGCCTTCCCGTCCGAACAGCTGGTAGGCCATTTCGCCCCACATCGTCTTCGTCGCGGGGGCGTCAGGGTCGTCGTAGTTTGAGCGAGCGTCCTCGGCGTCGACGTGTGTGCCCACGAAGACGGCTGAGTTGACGTCGAGACCGAGTGCAGCGGCGTCAGTATACTCATCG
Coding sequences within:
- a CDS encoding DUF1156 domain-containing protein, which translates into the protein MSEQSFTDEEGVPDTVAIESKLPLNAIDIESQKDMESGRYHSLRSLHKWFAARPTPAVRLAVLASVYPGEIDSDELLRLMKIGPKELDSGLAEFVENKFTEEKGSGTLDDHYGYPNPNTQSPTKAEIEKLQGTLREAWGGELPTILDPTAGRGIIPFEAIRYGLPAKANELNPVPSLILKAGLEYAPKVGSLDPDIREWRDKIHETAKENIEPYYPTEEPDRQILNSALTYIIQCDSCGGEIPLVSKWWLNKDSDGGDVTVPVYEDGAVRYTYSRAESSPDGFDPDEGPLRGESAECPYCGVINQQESVQQKIKSQDFEFSIYGVNYETATGERKYRAGNELDEQGMAKAAERVESDFDLLTFLSEPVDVSSRISDPSSYGMEEWRDIFTPRQLVVQYEFYKSFEQFKPEIRSEYDDETANALLTVLTLSASRSMNYNTRLNQWRDLFGYGSHLFTDNNLILKKMSVDNNLSAPRRGYRKHSDHVIDSYETLVSYVTDMEPADVLSSDAADLTSHWEPGSVDAAIVDPPYYSSIMYAELSDVFYVIQKEYLEDVHPEIYGSNLTDKDNEAVANPYRFEEIADDEQSKDDLADQHYESKMEEIFAEVQELLSPGGVMTVMFTHREMDAWDTLTSALISAGFTITATHPIKTEMSDRIGVQGKASADSSIFLVARKEEAQSPSRTLWEEVQDDIRQAARDQAEEILDSGYNISKTDTAIAAYGPTLQKYAEEYPVVNKKGEEIRPREALSQAREAVTGVLAERFLKTDGIEQIDSLSRWYILSWLIYENDTIPYDEARQLGVAANVDIDNIKRSTKIWGKSGKDIQLKDHTDRVQDIVMLKSDSADNPSSRKYPVNPTDTRFTYNIDAVHSAIHVYEREGARAAWQWLSDRNLKSNREFEVTVTALLEVLPAESDMRETLVNLVSGETGDYLDINLSHIDMTKEGQTELSDHQ
- a CDS encoding DUF7680 family protein, giving the protein MSQGIAEGNSFAFTTGAYGNRPTFVLTRDRVDDQHEITLYELAPRDIATARRERFERVQKAVSVSVRELEEAIIGDRSPSELPGAEDAAYDWDDWCAIRIATLRGGAFNEVSFLIESTFRELSIDPETVCTGDPASVSLPEAAGVRLSIAFRAMKPMRRRDRLREVAKGIDQMSLGECYYWHAKARSPSSPSGTKALRVLLADHI
- a CDS encoding DEAD/DEAH box helicase — its product is MYESEFRTNRTLMETFYRPFLNEVIRYDRLAGYLSLRSLAHALEGVDSLLETDGTVRVIAGADLQKREKGAMFPDADEPLEPWVESQLTIIATLLDRGDLQIKVGDPKGGDGLFHPKLGIGVDREGNKISFEGSINETLSAWQYNYERFKVHRSWSRGEAKYVEEDVSTFNALWNGFHPSVDVFELDEAARQDLIDWKDTDGTLEEHVERVQNHDPQTTVPEDDTAGVVSVAGRTPGGIHLAEEISTVTPWPHQRTISDTAVSIYPNNLLFCDEVGLGKTIEAGLTLSRLMQVGEAEQALFLVPAGLVQQWQNELLDRFNIHAYYHERSYDGDYMIGPLGDTEDHRIPTSGAVDADAWENTPIGSFVTERDELTVVIESWHTARREGNQEHVAPRTDESVWDLTVVDEAHSAREETKLYDLLGQAEEASRCLYALTATPMQLNVGELYDLLRLCDLPEGWDDKDRFVEFFETRQALEDSLSTVGSRYQNIADGQQQVLQQFQKELDLEEDEGRPRIERFGKLIHEHLTSNPGYDEQAKALVEATDTESIQQRKALEKLVGVRETSPRFDDPRSLIFDCGPTEWSALVEASQWATPVQSRIFRNTRAVLEQCQDLGLLDDTVPTRDVETKRIELGDAAPLYDQVEQYIDETYKQSQKVLTGKEKLALGFVMTTYRQRLTSSLHAIKQSLQRRMEKLDEKVEDMTEEVSELSRDAGVTEATIDEAIGQASLDAYQPSSRGAADVIQAERTALQEFVDDLRQAHTDPKVAQLRRDIRSLRQSARDNIIIFTQYHDTLEHIRETLTDTHPNVGTYSGGGGMQYDETTGEWVNVGKEAIKRDFTDGDTNILICTDSASEGLNLQTADALINFDLPWNPMRVEQRIGRIDRIGQKNEVVKVINYAYKDSIDGDIYEELEGRLQLFENVVGPMRPVLNSIEQDIKDAVMGSSGSDDTRDASEQVVEEADSRAKRAQENAEETGLAGEPEEVSTREAIIESSGLDGWEPYCYPAFDEIGTGDRSYEPLVSLETIETQLTQSDRLEETEWSFTALRNHDRADDFEDIVDDAYVLELPEEDAVAMPDSLGETAQAELGGGSGVVVTFNPEIAEQFPSIRLLLPGDPLFEALVREAAPAEVDNVEFVCGQRGESGSSVTRSSQVAEAKQATVVEPAVTSESVKNLLGGTNSVSDIDDAEQTVLNWLSQLPAAE
- a CDS encoding ATP-binding protein — encoded protein: MSDTPTTTGTTNRPPSIFDSCEPRQDVLTGELAEDQFAASLADVAHSDDAPDVYADPRLFFEKTYPTSGLQELLTRLATRFVGAHNDDYTGTNGILRLDTSFGGGKTHNQIAAYHLAESPSAVPDLSDFILDQDIADEYTDAAALGLDVNSAVFVGTHVDAEDARSNYDDPDAPATKTMWGEMAYQLFGREGYEFLRENDENRTPPGTTKLERLFERNDNPSLILIDEIAAYLEQAAAVEIGDSTLAKQTNTFLMSLLSATQNNDKVTVVLSIADTAFADQAEDVRGLVSETISEFNSISDRVEGSITPTEDNEIAAVLRHRLFESVAEDGRDATVDAYMSLYTGDRDSFPDSATNPEHRDRLEDSYPIHPTVIDTLTEELDSLPSFQRTRGALKLLSRAVYRLWQHQSDYQERHFVRLFDMHPSDGDVRSTLLRLFSSVDMDFEAAIKADIFSEDGTANAEEEDRNWVKNGHPPLGTHLTTAILWKSIVKGADGRGTTRRPLRHAIANTEVELAHYDDALNNLLGEGRRSACFYLHGDNGEKIQFKSEPNLTKLIDSVVEQLQDGLARRHLEEALDEALGQGSLNVIVGPEEPHEIPDTADEAHLCVMDFDTVTITDYETVPEAIQTLFKNTASSSGGQKTPRVFKNNVVFLAASANDVSDAKRTAERVAAIKHIQNNLGDQYELNTEQQDKLGERLDSAKGTLDQDIKKAYTHLYFPTGDGLAHRNVTTDSTIHQSVIEKLDEAGAIIPEGEDAYGVDWFEATIWNVGSTSMTTRAIEEQFGKRQDAEILLSPIPLRKTIAQLVREDGYAYWDEEQKTGYYTPETALTATDHELDDAKNLHTGLSYQDVKLSQSHTLYTSLDELVDDVGSEIDWEEPDEDEEQEDETTDDDDEETGGSSGGSSGGDDEPEPFSKLLEVRTSEPAHVSRALQEMRADIADELTSAREEYDGHPDELTPIVEGVWIHLNGADAWKGAWFTANKLSNSDDFAEDTTMDFDYEANDGAESKSEFEVDFEGRPDVFANHLRFNMEPEDLANPDGGRTAEAEFAIEFKKDDERIYSEMFDSLDELLAVDNAFTVTMHTQIRVIESSEVTQV